A single region of the Gopherus evgoodei ecotype Sinaloan lineage chromosome 3, rGopEvg1_v1.p, whole genome shotgun sequence genome encodes:
- the LOC115648242 gene encoding protein CLN8-like isoform X3, protein MNLANDGAMSRAIFDWNYVLWEVRLTLLAAGFFIYLGVFLLAHWLSSWISASYRTLSPQQKVFWNMDITRGLFAVQSCGAGLWALLIDPDFQADQVYSQQKWSWFHCLTAAGFFLLENIVVYVSIIVFRTCDVFSAVHHLFAFGGLLGLIFNIKSGHYLPVMGLLLEMSTPSICMYSLLLRTGNAHTLLWKANQWVLIHMQHCRMVLTYHMWWVCISNWNDVVENLGLPYFIVFFMGLSILTLILNPYWTYTSTRIFFSPVDRTFRNIAEKNGSSEKLNSEAFQKKRI, encoded by the exons atgaatCTTGCAAATGATGGTGCAATGTCCAGAGCCATATTTGACTGGAACTATGTTCTGTGGGAAGTTCGTTTGACATTACTAGCAGCTGGTTTTTTCATCTACCTGGGAGTATTTCTTCTAGCTCACTGGCTGTCCTCATGGATCAGTGCCAGTTATCGCACTTTATCACCACAGCAGAAGGTCTTCTGGAATATGGATATCACACGTGGCCTGTTTGCAGTTCAGAGTTGTGGAGCTGGCTTGTGGGCCTTGCTTATAGATCCAGATTTTCAAGCTGACCAAGTGTATTCACAACAAAAGTGGAGTTGGTTTCACTGCTTAACAGCTGCTGGCTTCTTCCTGCTTGAAAATATAGTTGTTTATGTGTCTATTATTGTTTTCAGGACATGTGATGTGTTCTCAGCGGTTCACCATTTATTTGCCTTTGGTGGGCTTCTTGGTCTGATATTTAACATAAAGTCTGGACACTATCTACCCGTGATGGGACTGCTACTTGAGATGAGCACTCCTTCAATCTGCATGTACTCGCTTCTTCTAAGG ACTGGCAATGCTCATACCCTTTTATGGAAGGCAAATCAGTGGGTACTGATCCACATGCAACACTGCCGCATGGTCCTCACTTATCACATGTGGTGGGTGTGTATTTCCAATTGGAATGATGTGGTGGAAAATCTGGGACTTCCGTATTTTATTGTCTTTTTCATGGGGTTAAGTATACTTACATTAATACTTAATCCATACTGGACATACACATCGACTCGGATTTTCTTCAGTCCAGTTGACAGGACCTTTCGAAATATAGCAGAGAAAAATGGATCCtctgaaaaattaaatagtgAAGCATTTCAGAAGAAGAGGATATAG
- the LOC115648242 gene encoding protein CLN8-like isoform X4, translating into MNLANDGAMSRAIFDWNYVLWEVRLTLLAAGFFIYLGVFLLAHWLSSWISASYRTLSPQQKVFWNMDITRGLFAVQSCGAGLWALLIDPDFQADQVYSQQKWSWFHCLTAAGFFLLENIVVYVSIIVFRTCDVFSAVHHLFAFGGLLGLIFNIKSGHYLPVMGLLLEMSTPSICMYSLLLRTGNAHTLLWKANQWVLIHMQHCRMVLTYHMWLYCLSSQHLCPRNP; encoded by the exons atgaatCTTGCAAATGATGGTGCAATGTCCAGAGCCATATTTGACTGGAACTATGTTCTGTGGGAAGTTCGTTTGACATTACTAGCAGCTGGTTTTTTCATCTACCTGGGAGTATTTCTTCTAGCTCACTGGCTGTCCTCATGGATCAGTGCCAGTTATCGCACTTTATCACCACAGCAGAAGGTCTTCTGGAATATGGATATCACACGTGGCCTGTTTGCAGTTCAGAGTTGTGGAGCTGGCTTGTGGGCCTTGCTTATAGATCCAGATTTTCAAGCTGACCAAGTGTATTCACAACAAAAGTGGAGTTGGTTTCACTGCTTAACAGCTGCTGGCTTCTTCCTGCTTGAAAATATAGTTGTTTATGTGTCTATTATTGTTTTCAGGACATGTGATGTGTTCTCAGCGGTTCACCATTTATTTGCCTTTGGTGGGCTTCTTGGTCTGATATTTAACATAAAGTCTGGACACTATCTACCCGTGATGGGACTGCTACTTGAGATGAGCACTCCTTCAATCTGCATGTACTCGCTTCTTCTAAGG ACTGGCAATGCTCATACCCTTTTATGGAAGGCAAATCAGTGGGTACTGATCCACATGCAACACTGCCGCATGGTCCTCACTTATCACATGTG